DNA from Corallococcus soli:
CGGGACGACCTCCTCTTCAAGGCGCTGGCGGACTCACGGAGGCGGGCCATCCTGGACCTGCTGAAGGACGCGCCCCGGACGACGGGGGAGCTGTGCGAGCACTTCGAGGGCACCCTGGACCGCTGCACGGTGATGCAACACATCGGGGTGCTGGAGCGGGCGGAGCTGGTCCTCTCCCGTCGCGAGGGCCGCACGCGGTGGAACTACCTCAACGCGGCGCCCTTCCTGGAGATCCAGGAGCGGTGGATCTCCTCCTACGCCACGCACGCGGTGGGGCTGCTGTCGAAGCTGAAGCGGGACCTGGAAGGGGAGTGAGGAGGGGACTTTGGGACTACATGCCCCAGGCCGCCTCCCCATCAGACTTCGACGAACCGTGCGCCCAGGGCGCCGGTGCGTTCGAGCGCGTCCTTGATGTCGCCCGCGACGATGATGGGCGGGTGGTAGCCCCACAGCCGGAAGACGCGTGCACCGCCCACCTTCGAGCGGTCGATGCGCAGGCCGGACACGACGTGGTACTCGCCCAGCCGGTCTGGCCGGTTGTCTTCCGGCACCCAGCGCCGGGCTTCTCTACAGGCCGCGTCGTCGATGCAGTCGATTTCCTTCGCCACGTTCAGCAGGAAGTAAGGGGCCGACTGCCCTTCCACTTCGACGGGGAAGAGCTGGATGTCTTGGGGGGCCAACTCGCGGAACACGGCGGCGACCCGGGCGTTCACGATGGGCGCACCTCCGACCGGGGTCTTGTCGAAGTCCAGGGCCCTGCCGTCCTGGGAGAGTGGAATCCGGAGCCGCTCAGGGAGTTCCACGGGCTTGCCCTGAATGAATTGCCAGATGTCCTCAATCTCCGGCCCGGCAAGGTGGTGCGGCTCGCCCAGGTACCAACGCCCTGGAACATAGACATCGAAATCAAGGTCGAAGAAGCGTGCTGACATGGACCTCATCCTTCCGGGTTCCGGGTGACGAGCTTTCGCAGAAGGGTCCCGTCCGTTGTGAGATCAGTCGCGATCCGCATCAACTCATCGGTCAGGGCACGCCGACATGACTCCACGCCCCGGCATCCTTGCGTCGCCAACTGGAGCCTTCGATAGACCTCTTGATGGTACTCGCGTGGGTGCGGCCCCTTGTGTCCCCGGATGCGGACTTGATTCACGGTATCACTCAGCTTCAGCCCCGCTCGGCGGAAGAAATCCTCGAAGATCCGCGTCCAGGGCCCACCCGAGCTCGCGGAGACCTCGTTCTTGTCCGTGCAGATGTGGTGCACCTCTCCATCCGGGTCCCCCTGAATGCCGCCACCCGGGCCCATCGCCACGGCGGCCACCGCCGTGGGTGCCAGCGCGATGTCGAGCACTCCCGCCGCGGAGAGTGAAATCGAATGCACCTCACCGGCCAGGGCACCCGATAGCTGAAATCCACCCTCCACCTGTGCCTTCAACGCCGCCTGCGTGAAACCAGGCATCCGTGGTCCCTGCACCGCCATGCCGGACCTGCCACCCAGCGCGGCCATGGCGACGAGGATCAGCACCCGGGCCCCGTTGTCTCCCAGCACCTTGCCGAAGCGATGCCCCACGTCCTTCAACTGCTCGGTGCTCGTCGCCTCCGCCGTCTCCTCCATGAGGAGGAGGAACGCCTGCCCCAGGTGCCAGACCGGCCCCGTTCCCAGGTAGGCGATGAGGCACGCCGTCAACGCGAGGGCCACGAACTTCGTCACCGGCTCGGGAGCCACCAGCATCACCAGCGAGGTCCCGATGAGGGAGACGACCATCGCCCGCAGGGCATCCGGGTCGGTGACGTCCTGGAGCGCGACCTCGACACCTTCCCAGACGGTGTCGAGCGCGAAGGAGAGCGCCATCCCGCGACGCTCCATCAGTCCCAGCGTGAACCCATCCGGCATGAGGCGCTTCGGTTCGCCCGTGCGACCCCGAGCCCCGTCCACCACACCGCGCGAGGAGGCCAGGAGGGAGCGCCGCTCCGTCGCTTCGGCTTCGCGGAGGGCCACGTCCAACCTCATGCCGAGCACGAGGCGCGTCACGCCCTCCTCGAACGCGGCCCGGGCGACCTCCACCGGGCGGGTCTGCGAGGGCCGGTAGACGATGGGGGGGTCTCCCCGGCCGGTATCGAGCGTCACCGTCCGCGTCGTCGCACAGCCCATGCACCCCAACAGCAGCAGCGCCACCACCGCGCGAAATCTCACCTGGCCGCTCCCGGTCCACACTTCGTCAGTTGCTGCATCCGGAGAGGCGCTGGAGCCGTGGCCCCAGCGCCCTTCCGGAACCCGCGTCCTATTGGAGGATGCGGCGCATCCTGGGCGGATGCAGTTGTCCCGCCTTGATGGCCGGTGTCACCCGCTTCGACTTGAGGGCCGCCTTGTTGGCGGCGGGCAGCCCCTGCGCCAGTCCGAAGATGAAGCTGAAGTCGGACGCAATGCCAGACGGACCCTGGATGGCGGCGCTCGCGTGGCAGACGATGCAGTTGCTCGCCCGGGGCCCCTGGCCGAAGTCCGCCGTCTGCTGGATGTAGGTCTCCATCGTCGTGTTCGCGATGGGGACGCTCCCAGACGGCGTCGGTGAGGCGAAGGGCAGGGGTGCCTTCACCGGCCGCGTGGGGCTGGCGCTGGCTCCGGTGGACCACAGCATGTTCACCAACAGGTAGTTCTCCCAGACGGAGCCGGGATAGGCCTGTCGCAGGTGCTGCTGGACCGTCGCCGTCACCTGGGCGGCCGTCGCGTCAATGGGCGTCAGCCGCGTCACCTGCACCGCGGACGGCGCCGGACACCCGTTGCCAATGTAATACGGCGGCGGTGTGTTGGGCGTGCAGCCCACCGTCACCTGCGTGGCCCCGCCATCCGCCGAACAGTGCGCCGGCACCGACAGCGTGCGCGGCTGGCATTGCGCGTCGTAGAAGTTCCACGCCGTGGTGCCCGCATCCGCGCCGTGGTCGGGCGCGTTGTCCACGTGCTCGAAGGTGGACCACACCAGCGTGGGCTGGCTCTGCGTCGCGTGGATGATGTGCAACCCCACCAACGCCACCGTCGCCGCGCGGCACTTCTGCGTGGTGGGGTCCACCACCACCGCGGGCGCCAGCTTGTAGCGGTTCCACCGGGAGTCCGTCGGCGAGGAGACCTCCATCCACGCCGACTTCGTCTCGATGGCGCCCACGCTGTTCGGCTGGAACGAACCCTGGGGCAGCACCAGCGCCACCCCCGCGTCCGCCTGCGCCATCTGGTTGGACGCGTTGTAGAGCCCCGCGTCCACCACGTAGTCGAACTCCGGCTGGTTGATGCGCACGTCGTACCAGACGTTCGTGCCGTTCCGCGCCCCCAGCCACGCGGGCCCGGTGAAGGGGAACGCCTGCGCGCTGCTGGTCGGGTCGAACTGCTCCGCGAACTTCGACGCCACCGTCAACGCCAGCAGCCCCTTCGCCTCCACCGCTGTCAGGCCCGCCTCCGCCAGACAGGCCGGGTCCACCTTCTGCGCCGAGCCCCACGCGGGCGGCGGGCCGCCGTCCGGCAGGAACACCTGCGCCACGTCCATCCACGTCTGCCATTGCACCGCGCCCAGGTCCCCGGGCGTGCCGAAGCCGGCGTCCGTCCCCCCATCCATGGAAGCGGAGGGCCAGTTCAGCGCGATGAACTGCTGCCAGGCGAAACAGTCCGCGTCCACCTGGCTGGCCACCTGGCTGAAGTCGGGCGGGATGTCCGGCCCGAACTGGAGGGTCTGCGTGTTGCCACACGGAAAACTCGAAGGCGTGGCGGCCTTCCGCGCTTCGGTGAGCACCGGAGGGGCCGTCTCCGCCCGCGGGGGATTGGATTCCGCGGAGGAGGCCCCCGTGAGGCAGCCCGCCGTCAACGACAGCAGCGCCACCAGCGACAGCGCCGGGAGGTGTCTGGGATGGGTCATGGAGGCGGAGCTCAGGCCGACACGACGTGGAGCGCGGCGGGGAAGCCCACGGACTGGGACTGACCGGGGTTCGTGACCCACAGGCTCCTGGGACCGGGGGCCGCGGTGGCGGACACGTTGATGCTCACCAGGAGCGCGGCGACCGGCGCGGGATAGGTATTGCCCGGCACCGCGTACGTCACGTCCGCCCGGCTCTGCACCGTCGCGGTGATGCCGTCCCCGAAGGACACCGTGGGGAAGCCGCCGCTGGACGACAGCGTGTCGGCGGTGATGACCAGGGAGACGTGGGTCTGCCCCGGCTTCACCCTGGGCGCGATGAGCGTGCTGTTGCTGGCCAGGTTCATGGGGACGCCCATCACGTTGGGCACGTTCGTCTGCACCAGCGCCTGGAACACGGCGGCGTGGAAGATCTGCAGCGGCTGGGCGAACTGGGTCGGCGGCGTGGCCACGCAGGACTGCACCGGGGCCGTGTCCGTCTGCTTCAGGCCCGCGCCGGTGATCTGCATGAGGAACGTCTGCGCCACCTGGGAGGCCCACTGGATCTTCTGGCCGTTGATGGTGAGGTCCGACACCGTGTACGGCTTGGACGCGGGCACCTGGAAGGTGGCGTGCAGGATGTAGTTGCCGGGCAGCTTGCGGCCCTGCTCGTCCTTCAGCTCCGGCGTGCCCCGCACGACGGTCCAGAACTCCGACACGGGGGTCTTGTCCGGCGACTGGTAGTTGAAGGACGCGAAGTCCGGCATCTGGATGTAGAGGCCCGGCGGGTTCGCCAGCGTGGCCTTCATCGACGCCTGCGCGGGGTTGGGCGGCGCGACCAGCTGGTTCACGCTCTGCCCGATGTGCGGGTCGCTGTTGCGCGCGGGCTGGCCGTACTGGGCGCAGCAGATGAGCGACTGCGCGTTGCCGTTGCCCCCGGGGCGCGGCACCGTCGCGGCGGAGGCCAGGCCAATCTCCGTCTGGAGCGTGTTGGGCGTGCTCGTCAGGTGCATCGCGCCGCCCTGCGTGGCGGTGGAGACCGGGCCGCTGTTCCACTTGTTCAGCGGGTTGTACGCGGGCCGCCCGGTGGAGGGATCCACGATGGGCGTCTTGCGCACCGGGTCGTTCAGGTACAGGTCCGCCAGTTGGATCTGCGGCTTGCCCAGCGTGCTCCGGTACAGCTCCAGGACCTTCTCCGGGCTCACCGCCCAGAGCGAGTTCCAGTACTCCGGGTTCTCGCAGGTGAAGTCGATGCGGACGATGTCGCCGTTCGCGTTGCGCTCCACGCTCCACTCGCAGTACTCGTCCTGCCAGCCGCGCGGCCCGAAGGGCCCGTAGTTCGACACGGCGCCCGAGCAGGGATTGGTGATCTGCGGCAGTTCGGAGAAGGGCTTGCCGCTGGCCGTCTTGCCCGTGTCCGCCAGCGCCTGCAGGTCGTTCAGGGGCAGCAGCAGGTTCTGGCTGTTCGTGCCCCCGCCACCGCCGTAGTAGTACTCCAGGCGCCCGGGGAACGCGTTCCACTGGATGGGCTGGTACACCACGTTCGTGGGGTCCGTCGTCACCGGGTTGAAGTACCAGGTGTTGTTCGCCGCGTTCATGCTGTTCCACGGGTTGCCGGTGATGCCCTGCTGCGTGAAGCCCGTGAGGTTGAACGTCCAGGCCTCGTTCAATTGCTTCTGGAGCGTGGGGTCGTTCGGGAAGTCCACCTGGTTCGCGGGCGTGAGGAAACGCTGGACCAGGTCAGCGGTCTGGGACGACAGCATGGCGGTGCTCCTTGTGGGGAGGGACAGGCCTCTCGTGGGCGGGGGTGCCCGCCGAGAGTTCAATGCGGGCGCCATCCAGACAGATGCCGAGCCCCATGGGCAACGCCCCGCGGTGCGTAAGGGATTACCGAGCCCGGGTCGAAAGGGATTGCGGCCCGGGGACGCCGCGCGTCCCACGGGAGAGGCGATGTCCTGTCGCGTCAGTGCGAGCTGTCTGGGAAAGGCTGCACTTCGGACGGGGCTTCAGCGACGTTCTCGAAGCGGGTCGGGCGCAGCATGCGCAGGGTCAGCACCAGGGCCAGGAAGATGGCGCTGGTGCTGAGCGCCACGAAGCGCAGGCCCACGCGGTCCGCCAGCGCTCCCTGAAACCAGACACCCAGCGAATAGCCCGCGCCCAACACCATGCTGTAGAGGCTGCCCATGCGCGCCTGCAACTGGCGCGGCACGCGGTTCTGGCAGGACGCGCTCAGGCTGCTCATCAGCACCAGGTAGTTGGCGCCCAGGAAGAAGATGCACACCGCCGCCACCTGCAGCGTGGGCGCCAGCCAGTAGATGCCGGACAGCGCCGCGATGGACGTGGCCGCGTAGCCGCGCAGCCTGCGCTGGCCGAACAGCTCCGCGAGCGTGCCCACGCCCAGCGCCGCCGTCACCGCGCCCGCGCCCTGGCAGGTCACCAGCAGCGACGTCGCCGCCGCGCCCTGGCCCAGCTCGCGGATGGCGAACACCGGCACCAGGCCGATGAAGGGCGCCACCAGCGCCGCCACGAAGAAGGTGGCCACCAGCACCAGCGAGATGTCCTCGTCGTCGCGCGCCACGGTGATGCCGCGCCGGATGCCCGCCCAGAGCGGTTCGCGCTTCGCCGTCGCGTCCCGGGGCTGGGGCACCACGCGTGAGAGCGCCACCAGCACCGCGAAGAACGACAGCGTGTTCGCGAGCAGGGCCCATGCGGGCCCGCCCGCCTGCAACACCAGCGCGGCCAGCGTGGGGCCCAGGATGCGGCCCAGGTTGAACTGCGCCGAGTTGAGGCTCGTCGACAGGTGCAGCTCTTCTGGCGGCACCAGCTCCGCCAGGAGCGCGCCGAAGGCCGGGTAGGTGAGCGTGCTCACGCACCCGTTGAGAAAAGAGATGACGCCAATGACAGGCACCGTCAGCTGCCCCCGGAACGCCAGCACCGTCAGCACGCCCGCCAGCGCCGCCTGCAGCACCGCGCCGAAGGCCGCGTAGGCGCGCCGGTCGAAGCGATCCGCCAGCGCTCCGCCCACCGGCGACAGGATGACCGCGGGCAGGAACGACAGCGCGACGATGGCGCCCGTCGACTCGGCGCGGCCGGTCGTCTGCGTGACGTAGACGCCCATCGCCACCGTCTCCATCCAGGTGCCGATGTTGGAGATGAGCGCGCCCATCCACACCGCGAAGTAACCAGGGTGTTCGAAGGGTCGCAGCGAGGCGAGTCTTGGCAGTCGATGGGAGGAGGGCACGGCGTTGTTTCTCTTAGCGCACGACGTGACCGCGCGCCCGGCACGCCGCGGCACGCTTGGGGGCGCAATGAACCGGACGGCGGTCCAGGCAGCAGCCCGGCTTCAAACAGGCGCTCATCGCGTGACAGCGACGCACGCGATACGGCAATCCCGACACGGGCCCGGACGGTTGTGGAACCGGGGGCCCGTGGGTGGGGGTGCGGCGTTGTCGGGAAGGGGAGGGCGGTGCGCTACGGCGCGCTGCCGGCGGCCGTCACAGGGGGCTGGCGCGGGGTGAGGCGGCCGTCGTCGTCGATGCGGGCGCCCGTTTCGGGGAAGTCCTCCGCGGAGAGCTTGCGCACGAGCGAGACGACGTTGCCGGCGGGATCCGGCTGGGCGATGCCCTGGCCCACCTGCTTCGTGGGAAGGATGCGGCCGTTGGAGAAGCGGCCCAGGCCATCCAGCTCCACCTCCAGCACCATGCCCAGGCCCTGCGGACCCTTGAGGTTGAAGCGGCCGTAGGTGGCGAAGTTGCCCATGGAGTAGGCGATGAGGCGGCCCTGGTAGAACTCCATGGCGCGCGCGACGTGCGG
Protein-coding regions in this window:
- a CDS encoding ArsR/SmtB family transcription factor; its protein translation is MSSSTRDDLLFKALADSRRRAILDLLKDAPRTTGELCEHFEGTLDRCTVMQHIGVLERAELVLSRREGRTRWNYLNAAPFLEIQERWISSYATHAVGLLSKLKRDLEGE
- a CDS encoding imm11 family protein gives rise to the protein MSARFFDLDFDVYVPGRWYLGEPHHLAGPEIEDIWQFIQGKPVELPERLRIPLSQDGRALDFDKTPVGGAPIVNARVAAVFRELAPQDIQLFPVEVEGQSAPYFLLNVAKEIDCIDDAACREARRWVPEDNRPDRLGEYHVVSGLRIDRSKVGGARVFRLWGYHPPIIVAGDIKDALERTGALGARFVEV
- a CDS encoding AHH domain-containing protein, producing MRFRAVVALLLLGCMGCATTRTVTLDTGRGDPPIVYRPSQTRPVEVARAAFEEGVTRLVLGMRLDVALREAEATERRSLLASSRGVVDGARGRTGEPKRLMPDGFTLGLMERRGMALSFALDTVWEGVEVALQDVTDPDALRAMVVSLIGTSLVMLVAPEPVTKFVALALTACLIAYLGTGPVWHLGQAFLLLMEETAEATSTEQLKDVGHRFGKVLGDNGARVLILVAMAALGGRSGMAVQGPRMPGFTQAALKAQVEGGFQLSGALAGEVHSISLSAAGVLDIALAPTAVAAVAMGPGGGIQGDPDGEVHHICTDKNEVSASSGGPWTRIFEDFFRRAGLKLSDTVNQVRIRGHKGPHPREYHQEVYRRLQLATQGCRGVESCRRALTDELMRIATDLTTDGTLLRKLVTRNPEG
- a CDS encoding cytochrome c family protein — its product is MTHPRHLPALSLVALLSLTAGCLTGASSAESNPPRAETAPPVLTEARKAATPSSFPCGNTQTLQFGPDIPPDFSQVASQVDADCFAWQQFIALNWPSASMDGGTDAGFGTPGDLGAVQWQTWMDVAQVFLPDGGPPPAWGSAQKVDPACLAEAGLTAVEAKGLLALTVASKFAEQFDPTSSAQAFPFTGPAWLGARNGTNVWYDVRINQPEFDYVVDAGLYNASNQMAQADAGVALVLPQGSFQPNSVGAIETKSAWMEVSSPTDSRWNRYKLAPAVVVDPTTQKCRAATVALVGLHIIHATQSQPTLVWSTFEHVDNAPDHGADAGTTAWNFYDAQCQPRTLSVPAHCSADGGATQVTVGCTPNTPPPYYIGNGCPAPSAVQVTRLTPIDATAAQVTATVQQHLRQAYPGSVWENYLLVNMLWSTGASASPTRPVKAPLPFASPTPSGSVPIANTTMETYIQQTADFGQGPRASNCIVCHASAAIQGPSGIASDFSFIFGLAQGLPAANKAALKSKRVTPAIKAGQLHPPRMRRILQ
- a CDS encoding MFS transporter — translated: MPSSHRLPRLASLRPFEHPGYFAVWMGALISNIGTWMETVAMGVYVTQTTGRAESTGAIVALSFLPAVILSPVGGALADRFDRRAYAAFGAVLQAALAGVLTVLAFRGQLTVPVIGVISFLNGCVSTLTYPAFGALLAELVPPEELHLSTSLNSAQFNLGRILGPTLAALVLQAGGPAWALLANTLSFFAVLVALSRVVPQPRDATAKREPLWAGIRRGITVARDDEDISLVLVATFFVAALVAPFIGLVPVFAIRELGQGAAATSLLVTCQGAGAVTAALGVGTLAELFGQRRLRGYAATSIAALSGIYWLAPTLQVAAVCIFFLGANYLVLMSSLSASCQNRVPRQLQARMGSLYSMVLGAGYSLGVWFQGALADRVGLRFVALSTSAIFLALVLTLRMLRPTRFENVAEAPSEVQPFPDSSH